DNA sequence from the Acidobacteriota bacterium genome:
TACGGAGTTCCTACCTCGTCCCATAGCAGTTCCGCCACGTCCTTGACCCGGACGTCGCGGTCGCCGCGACGGGCGTTCACGCCGTCGTCGAGCATCGTGGCGCAGAACGGGCAGCCCACGGCGACGACATCGGCTCCGGTGTCGACCGCCTCCTGGGCGCGCTCCTGGTTGACCCGCTGGTCCGGTGGTTCGTCGACGAACGCCATGCCGCCGCCGCCGCCGCAGCAGAAGCTCTGGTTGCGGCTGCGCTGCATCTCGACCTGCCGGGTGCCGCCGAGGTGCGCCAGCAGGTTGCGGGGCGCGTCGTACTCGCCGTTGTGGCGGCCGAGGTAGCAGGGGTCGTGGAACGTGATCGTCCTTCCCCCGTTGACCGTCGCGCTCCGCGCCCCGTTCAGGCGGCCTTCGGCGAGCAGTTGATCCAGGAACTGCGTGTGGTGGTAGACCTCGTAGCTGCCTCCGAAGTGCGGGTACTCGTTCTTGAACGAGTTGAAGCAGTGCGGGCAGGAGGTGACGACCTTGCGCACGCCGTAGCGCGAGAGCGTCTCGACGTTGCCCTTGGCCAGCATCTCGAAGAGGAACTCGTTGCCGACGCGGCGGGCCGGGTCGCCGCTGCAGGATTCCTCGCGGCCGAGAATCGCGAACTTGACGCCCGCCTTCTTCAGGAGCTTCGCGGTGGCGCGGACCGTGTTGCGGTTGTGTTCGACGAGGGCGCCGCCGCAGCCGACCCACATCAGGACTTCGGCCTCGGCCGGATCGTCCATGTCGGCCAGCACGTCGATGTCGAGACCCTCCGTCCAGTCGACGCGGTTGAACTGGGTACCGGCGAACGGATGCTGGCGTGACTCCAGGGAGTTCATCATGTCCATCATCCCTTCCGGGAAGTCCGCCTCTTCCATCACGAGAAAGCGCCGGGCATCGACGATCTTCGGCATCTGCTCGATGTGGACCGGGCAGGCTTCCATGCACGCGGCGCAGGTCGTGCAGGAGAACAGGGCCTCCGGCGCCATGGCCGTCTTCTCGTCGATGACCGGCAGGGTTTCGCCGTTGCCGTCGCCGTTGCTGCCATTGCCGCCTGTCAGGAACTGATCGCCGCGCTCGTGCATCAGGGCCTGGAGGTCGAGGATGATGTCGCGCGGTGACAGCGACTTGCCGACCGTGTTCGCGGGGCAGACGTCGGTGCAGCGGCCGCACTCGGTGCAGGCGTCGAAGTCGAGCAGGTCCTTCCAGGTGAAGTCGCCGAGGTGGTTGATGCCGAAACGCTCCGCGGTCTCGAAGTCGATCGTCTTGAGTGAGCCGCCGTAGCCGTCCAGGTTCGCGGTGAAGATGTTGAGCGGCGCCGTGAAGATGTGGGACATCTTGCTGAACGGCACCCAGGCGATCCAGCCGAAAGCCACCACCAGGTGGAACCACCAGATGACCACGTGGCCCGTCTGCATCGCCGCGTCGCTCATGAAGGGATCGCTGGCGCCTGCGAACAGGTTGCCGATCGGCGACCAGGCGGCCCAGGGATCGTCGGTGACGGCGATTCGCCAGCCCTCGATCATGAAGCCTGTCAAGGCCATCACGAAGATGGTGACCAGAATCCAGCTCGCTTCGTCGGTGTAGACGAGCAGCTTCGGCTTCGAGATCCAGCGTCGTATCGCGGCCAGGGCGACGCCCACGAGGACGAACAGCCCGAAGATGTCGACGATGAGCGACTGGAAGATCAGGTAGAAGTGCCCCTTCATGATGTGCAGTGGCGTGTCGTGGTGGATCGCCACCACGGTGGTCGCCAGAAACAGAACGATGAAGCCGGTGTAGACGAGACTGTGGAAGACCCCGGCGTAGCGCCTCTTGATCGTGCGGCCCTGGCCGACCGCGTTGCGAAGGAAGAGGTTCAGTCGCTCACCCAGCCTGTCGAACCTGACGGCGGGCTGGCCGGCGCGCCAGCGGCGGATCTTGAGCCAGAACCCCCAGCCGAACACGGCCAGCGTGGGGACCATCAGGACGTACACCAACCACGTGTGCTGGATGTTCCAGAAGACCTCGCGGGTGGCCTCGGTTGGGTCCATTGGCGTCACTGTAGCGTCGAGTCGAAGTATCCGGCAATTCCGGTCAGCGCTTTCGTCGTCTTAACCTCTTGCTCCTGAACGACTTACGGCGAAGGTGCCGGGCGCACCGGATCCGGTGCGGACCGGACGTAAACTACTGACAACAAAGAGCTTACAAGGTCTGAGGATGGTGCTTCTCCGCAGGCTTTTCCGCAGATTCTGCGGACTCCGGCGGGCTTTGGGACGGGCGTGACCGGCGCGGGCCGCACTTCCGGGCGCTCCGGCGCTTAGCGTGCGTGCCTCGGGTAGCCGATCTGGCTCAGGGTCCGCTCGATTTCGTCCAGGATCGCCGGGTCGTCGATCGTCGCCGGCACGGTGTAGGGCACTCCGTCCGCGATCCGTCGCATCGTGCCCCGGAGGACCTTGCCGGAGCGGGTCTTCGGCAGGCGGTCGACGACCGCCGCGACCTTGAACGAGGCGACGGGGCCAAGCTGGTCGCGCACGATCTGGACGAGTTCCGGCACGATCTCGGCTTCGCTGCGGGCGGAACCCGCATAGAGGACGACGAGTCCCAGGGGCACCTGGCCCTTGAGGGAGTCGGCAACCCCGATCACGGCGCACTCGGCGACCTCCGGGTGAGACGCGAGGATCTCCTCCATGCCGCCGGTCGACAGACGATGGCCGGCGACGTTGATCAGGTCGTCGGTGCGGCTCATGATGTAGAGGTAGCCGTCCCGGTCGACGAACCCGGCGTCGCCGGTCTGGTAGTAGCCCTCGAACTCCGAGAGATAGGAGTCGACGTAGCCGTCGTCGTTCTTCCACAGGGTCGGCAGGCAGCCGGGCGGCAGGGGCAGACGTAGGGCGATGGCGCCGGTCTCGCCGGGCGGCAGTTCACGGCTGCTTCCGGCGGCGTCGCCTTCGTGTTCCAGGATGCGCACGTCGTAGCCGGGGACGACCTTGGTGGGGGAGCCGTGCTTGACCGGAAGAGCTCCCAGTCCGACGCAGTTGGCGGCGATCGGCCAGCCGGTTTCCGTCTGCCACCAGTGGTCGATCACCGGCACCTCGAGCTTCTCCTCGGCCCAGCCGACCGTGTCCGGATCGGCTCGCTCGCCGGCGAGGAACAGGGTCCGGAGGCTGCTCAGATCGAAGTGGTCGATCAGTCTGCCCTGGGGATCCTCCCGCTTGATCGCGCGGAACGCGGTCGGTGCGGTGAACAGGACGGAGACGCCGTGGTCGGCGATCACGCGCCAGAAGGCGCCGGCGTTCGGGGTACCTACCGGTTTGCCTTCGTAGAGCACCGTGGTGCAGCCATGAATCAGCGGCGCGTAGACGATGTAGGAATGGCCCACGACCCAGCCGATGTCCGACGCCGCCCAGTAGACCTCTCCGGGTGCCATGCCATAGACGTGGCGCATGCTCCAGTCGAGCGCGACGAGGTGCCCTCCGTTGTCGCGCACGACACCCTTGGGCACGCCCGTCGTGCCCGACGTGTACAGGATGTACAGAGGATCGGTCGCTTCGACCGGGACGCAGTCGGCCGGCTGCGCGGCGGCGACCGCGTTCAGCCAGTCGTGGTCGCCGGGGCCGAGCGCGGCGGCCTGTTGTGGCCGCTGAAGCAGCACCGTGGCGCTCGGCTTGTGCGCCGACATGGCGATCGCTTCGTCGAGCAGCGGCTTGTACTCGACGATCCGCGCGATCTCGATGCCGCATGAGGCCGTCAGCACGACGCGGGGTTTCGCGTCGTCGATCCGGGTCGCGAGTTCCTTTGCCGCGAAACCTCCGAACACTACGGAGTGGACGGCGCCGAGCCGGGCGCAGGCCAGCATCGCGACCGCGGCTTCGGGGATCATCGGCATGTAGACCAGCACCCGGTCGCCGCGCCGCACGCCCAGGCTCCTGAGAACGCCGGCCAGCCGCGCCGTCTGCTCCTGGAGATCGGCGTAGGTAAGTGCCGTCACCGTGCCGGTGACCGGACTGTCGTAGATCAGCGCCGGCTGCTCCCCACGTCCGGCCTCGACGTGACGGTCGACCGCGTTGTAGCAGGTGTTGACCCTGGCGCCCTCGAACCAGCGGTAGAACGGAGGGTTCGAGTCGTCCAGCACCCGGTCCCAGCGCCTCGCCCAGGAGATCGCTTCGGCGGCCTCGGCCCAGAAACCTTCGGGGTCGTCGCGGGCCCGCCGGAGCGTCTGGTCGTAGAGCGTGGTCACGGCCGGCGATGATAGCCGCGTCCGGCTGCCCGCAGTTCGGCTACGCGCTACTGCGGAACGCGGGCTTGCGGTTGGTCGGACGAGGGCCGCCGGCTCCGGACCTCGTCCCAGATTCCGACGTCGAATCGCCCGAGCGAATCGGCCGCGCCCCGGAACATGGCGTTCGTGTTGAACTCCATCGCAATCGTGCCGTCCGGGCCGACCGCGATCAGGCCGCCGTCGCCGGGCCTCAGCTTCTCCTGGATCACCTGCCGTGCGGCCTCCTGCAGTGTGAGGCCGCCGTACTCGATTCGCGCCGAGACGTCATAGGCCACCGTGTGGCGGATGAACTCCTCGCCCCGGCCGGTGCACGAGACGGCGGCGGTGGCGTTGTTCGCGTAGGTGCCGGCGCCGATGACCGGCACGTCGCCGATGCGGCCGATCCGCTTGAGCATCGTGCCTCCGGTCGACGTGGCGGCGGCCAGGTTCCCGTAGCGGTCCATCGCCACCGCACCGACGGTGGCCAGGTGAGAGGCCCCGCCGAGACCGGCGGTCGCTCCGGCGTTGCCGGTGTAGTCGCCGGCGGCGCTCGCCACCGCGTCGCCGCTGCCTTCCTGGCTGATGCCCCTCTGAGCCCGGAGTTCGCGGAACCTCTGCAACTGCCGGTCC
Encoded proteins:
- a CDS encoding heterodisulfide reductase-related iron-sulfur binding cluster, producing MDPTEATREVFWNIQHTWLVYVLMVPTLAVFGWGFWLKIRRWRAGQPAVRFDRLGERLNLFLRNAVGQGRTIKRRYAGVFHSLVYTGFIVLFLATTVVAIHHDTPLHIMKGHFYLIFQSLIVDIFGLFVLVGVALAAIRRWISKPKLLVYTDEASWILVTIFVMALTGFMIEGWRIAVTDDPWAAWSPIGNLFAGASDPFMSDAAMQTGHVVIWWFHLVVAFGWIAWVPFSKMSHIFTAPLNIFTANLDGYGGSLKTIDFETAERFGINHLGDFTWKDLLDFDACTECGRCTDVCPANTVGKSLSPRDIILDLQALMHERGDQFLTGGNGSNGDGNGETLPVIDEKTAMAPEALFSCTTCAACMEACPVHIEQMPKIVDARRFLVMEEADFPEGMMDMMNSLESRQHPFAGTQFNRVDWTEGLDIDVLADMDDPAEAEVLMWVGCGGALVEHNRNTVRATAKLLKKAGVKFAILGREESCSGDPARRVGNEFLFEMLAKGNVETLSRYGVRKVVTSCPHCFNSFKNEYPHFGGSYEVYHHTQFLDQLLAEGRLNGARSATVNGGRTITFHDPCYLGRHNGEYDAPRNLLAHLGGTRQVEMQRSRNQSFCCGGGGGMAFVDEPPDQRVNQERAQEAVDTGADVVAVGCPFCATMLDDGVNARRGDRDVRVKDVAELLWDEVGTP
- a CDS encoding propionyl-CoA synthetase, whose amino-acid sequence is MTTLYDQTLRRARDDPEGFWAEAAEAISWARRWDRVLDDSNPPFYRWFEGARVNTCYNAVDRHVEAGRGEQPALIYDSPVTGTVTALTYADLQEQTARLAGVLRSLGVRRGDRVLVYMPMIPEAAVAMLACARLGAVHSVVFGGFAAKELATRIDDAKPRVVLTASCGIEIARIVEYKPLLDEAIAMSAHKPSATVLLQRPQQAAALGPGDHDWLNAVAAAQPADCVPVEATDPLYILYTSGTTGVPKGVVRDNGGHLVALDWSMRHVYGMAPGEVYWAASDIGWVVGHSYIVYAPLIHGCTTVLYEGKPVGTPNAGAFWRVIADHGVSVLFTAPTAFRAIKREDPQGRLIDHFDLSSLRTLFLAGERADPDTVGWAEEKLEVPVIDHWWQTETGWPIAANCVGLGALPVKHGSPTKVVPGYDVRILEHEGDAAGSSRELPPGETGAIALRLPLPPGCLPTLWKNDDGYVDSYLSEFEGYYQTGDAGFVDRDGYLYIMSRTDDLINVAGHRLSTGGMEEILASHPEVAECAVIGVADSLKGQVPLGLVVLYAGSARSEAEIVPELVQIVRDQLGPVASFKVAAVVDRLPKTRSGKVLRGTMRRIADGVPYTVPATIDDPAILDEIERTLSQIGYPRHAR
- a CDS encoding isoaspartyl peptidase/L-asparaginase, translating into MSVLQETGPTLRTLAFAVLAFGCAGCTAPDGTGEQTDQEQQNLTQTIGEGAGPVEEPTWALAIHGGAGSANRATTDADDYYEALQEALSLGAEQLTAGEASLQVVENVVAALEDDERFNAGRGSVFTSIGTHELDAAIMDGRTLACGAVAGVKNVRNPVRLARRVMEDTRHVLMAGPGADNYGVIAGVRRQPQAYFTTDRQLQRFRELRAQRGISQEGSGDAVASAAGDYTGNAGATAGLGGASHLATVGAVAMDRYGNLAAATSTGGTMLKRIGRIGDVPVIGAGTYANNATAAVSCTGRGEEFIRHTVAYDVSARIEYGGLTLQEAARQVIQEKLRPGDGGLIAVGPDGTIAMEFNTNAMFRGAADSLGRFDVGIWDEVRSRRPSSDQPQARVPQ